The nucleotide window TTGGTCGGAGCGCTTCTTACGCTCCGACAGCGGAAGCCAACTTCCGCGCTCTCGTACGGAAGGTCACCATGTCGAAGCCCACGCTGACGGCGCGCTTTCTCACTACGGAGGCTGGCGCCCCCGTCGCCGACAACCAGAACTCGGCCACCGCCGGCGCCGGCGGCCCGCTCGTCCTCCAGGACCAGCATCTGCTGGAGAAGCTCGCCCGCTTCAACCGCGAGCGCATCCCGGAGCGGGTCGTGCACGCCCGCGGCTCCGGCGCGTACGGCTACTTCGAGGTGACCGACGACGTCACCGCCTTCACCCGCGCGGGCTTCCTGGACACCGTCGGCAAGCGGACCGAGACGTTCATCCGCTTCTCGACCGTCGCCGACAGCCTGGGCGGCCCGGACGCGGCCCGTGACCCGCGGGGCTTCGCCCTGAAGTTCTACACCGAAGAGGGCAACTACGACCTCGTCGGCAACAACACCCCGGTCTTCTTCATCAAGGACCCGCTCAAGTTCCCCGACTTCATCCACTCGCAGAAGCGCGACCCCTTCACGGGCAAGCAGGAGCCGGACAACGTCTGGGACTTCTGGGCGCACTCCCCCGAGGCCACCCACCAGATCACCTGGCTCATGGGCGACCGCGGCATCCCGGCCTCCTACCGCCACATGAACGGCTACGGCTCGCACACCTACCAGTGGACGAACGCCGAGGGCGAGGCCTTCTTCGTCAAGTACCACTTCAAGACCAACCAGGGCATCCGCTGCCTGAGCGGCGAGCAGGCCGCCGAGCTGGCCGGCAAGGACCCCAACAGCCACCAGACCGATCTGCTGCAGTCCATCGAGCGGGGCATCTACCCCTCCTGGACGCTGTACGCGCAGATCATGCCGGCGGCGGAGGCGGCGCACTACCGCTTCAACCCGTTCGACCTGACGAAGGTGTGGCCGCACGCCGACTTCCCGCTCCAGCGGGTCGGCCGGCTGGTCCTGGACCGCAACCCCGACAACGTCTTCGCCGAGGTCGAGCAGTCCGCCTTCTCCCCCAACAACTTCGTGCCCGGCATCGGCCCGTCCCCGGACAAGATGCTCCAGGGCCGGCTGTTCGCCTACGCCGACGCGCACCGCTACCGCCTGGGCGTCAACCACACCCAGCTGCCGGTGAACGCCCCCAAGGCCGTCTCCGGCGGCCGGGCCGACAACTACGGCCGGGACGGCCTCATGGCGGCCAACGGCTACGACCGGCACGCCAAGAACTACGAGCCGAACTCCTACGGCGGCCCCGTGCAGACGAACGAGGCGCTCTCCGCCCCGCTCGCCGTCTCCGGCCACACCGGCACCCACGAGGCCCCGGCCCACACCAAGGACGACGACTTCTTCCAGGCCGGCGAGCTCTACCGGCTGATGTCCGAGGACGAGCGCAAGCGCCTGGTGGACACCATCGCCGGCGGTCTCTCCCAGGTCGGCCGCGACGACGTGATCGAGAAGAACCTCGCGCACTTCCACGCCGCCGACCCGGACTACGGCAAGCGCGTCGAGGCCCGGGTCCAGGAGCTGCGCGAGGACTGACGGGAGGTCAGCATCCTCGCGCATCCGTACCGGCCGGCCGGCTGAGGGGTGGCCGGCCGGTACGGAAGGGAGCACGGGCTCCGTCTTCTTCCCCCCAAAAAGCTCCGTCCGGCGGCGCGATGTCCCCTCGCGCCTGTTCTCGCGCTGTCGGGCGGGATCCACCGCAGGGCCCGGAATCCGTACGGTCACGGACGCCGGGCCCTGCCGCGTGTCCGGAGCCTGCCCCGGGTGCGGGCCGTGCCCCGTGCCCTTGCCCGGGGCACTCCCTCAATTCGGCCCCGGGCGGCCGGTTTTGGAGAGACCATGGAACCAGCAGCAGATCCGACCTGTCTGCCGCCCGACTGCCAGGAGCCCACCATGGCCGACAGCGTGCCGGTGCGGTGCCCCACGTGCCGCCGTGAGAACGCCTTCACCCCGCCCACATTCCCGTGCGCCTGCGGTGCCCCGCTGACCCTGCCCGTGCTGCGCGGCGGGGTGCCCGTCGAGATACTCCACCGCACCTGGCAGTCCTCCTGGGTGGAGGTGCGCTGCGAGGTCTGTGGACGGCAGGACGAGTGGCCGGCGCCGGAGTCCGGCTGCGCCTGCGGCACGGTCGTCCGGGTTCCCGTCGCCCCGGCCCCCGCCCTGCCGCCCCCGAACTTCCCGTCACCCGGCCGGCCCGCGCCGCGGCCCGCCCCGGCCTTCCCCCTCCGCACCCCGCACGGCCTGGCGCGCCCCGCTTTTCGCCCGGTGACGATCCGTACGGCCCGTGACTGCGTCACCGCCGCCGAGCAGTATCTGAAGTGGCTGGGCTACGCCGATGTCGCCCGGACCCAGGAGCGCACCGCCTCCGGCGTGGACCTGCGCGGCACGGGCGTGGTCGCCCAGGTCGACCCCACCACCCACTCCACCGCCCTGCGCGAGATCGAATGCGTCTGGCTCAACGGCCTCAACGACTCGGCCCTGGCGGTCTTCTTCTCCCTCGCCGGCTACGCCCGTGACGCCCGCTCGCGCGCCGACGAGCTGCGTCTGCCGCTGTTCGTCATGGACCTCACCGGCACCCCGCAGCCGGTCAACGACCCGGCCGACGAGCTGATCAAGTACGGCGCGGCGGGGCGGTGACCCGGCCGCCCGCGGAAAACCCCTCGCCGCACCCGCCGGAACCGGCGACACTGGCCGGATGATCATCCGCCTGCCGTCCCCGGCCGAGCTGCCCGCGCTGCGCGAGATCGAGCGCGCCGCCGGGGAGCCGTTCCACGCACTCGGCATGGCCTCGGTGGCGGACGACGAGCCGCCGTCGCCCGCCGAGTTGACGGTGTTCCGGCGCGCCGGACGGGCGCTCGCCGCGTACCCGGATCCGGCGCGGGCCGGTGCGGCCGGGGACAACCAGCCGGTCGCGTTCCTGCTGTGGGAACCGGTCGACGGATGCACCCATGTCGCGCAGGTGTCGGTCCGGCCGGACCATGCCCACCGTGGCATCGGCCGCGCGCTCATCGACCGGGCGGAGCGGGACGGCGGGCCGGTCCCGGTGACCCTCACGACCTTCGCCGAGGTGCCGTGGAACGCGCCGTACTACGCCAGGATCGGGTTCCGGGTCCTGTCCGGTCCGGGCGTCACCCCGGGGCTGCGGGCGATCCGCGCCCGGGAGGCCGCCCTGGGGCTCGACCGCTGGCCGCGGGTCTGTATGCGGCGGGAGCCCGGCGAGCGCGGCCCGGCGATAATGCCGGAATGATCGACGCGCACACCCTGCGGGTGACCTGCCTGGACTTCAACGGGGCGGCCGAGGAGTTCCCCTTCCCGCGGCACCCGGACGTGTCGACCTTCAAGGTCGGCGGCAAGATCTTCGCGCTGACGACGCTGACGGACACACCGCTCACGGTGAGCCTCAAGTGCGAGCCCGAGCTGGCCGAGCGGCTGCGTGCCGCACACGCGGAGGTGGTGCCGGGCTATCACCTCAACAAGCGCCACTGGAACACCGTGTCGCTGGACGGCGCCCTGCCCGACCGGCTCGTTCTCGACATGATCGAGGATTCGTACGACCTCGTGGTCGCCTCGCTCCCGCGCGCGCAGCGCCTGCTGCTCGACTGGCCGGGAGAGCGCCGGCCCTGACCGGCGCGGGACACCCCCGGCCCTGACCGGGCGGCCCGCGACTCAGGCCAGCCGCAGGGTGATCCAGGGAATGCTGTCGCCCGGCAGCAGATACCTCTCCACCTCGGCGAAGCCGTGCGCCAGGGCGATTGTCCAGGCCCGCGGTGTTGGGGGACAGCACCACCGTCTCTGGTTGCGCCGGACACGCTCCCGCACGTCGTCGAGGGACAGCACGGCCGTGGGAATGATCGCGTTGTGGACGTGCTGCCAGTCCCGGATCGCGGCCTCGCCGTCCACCCGTTCGATCCGGAGATCAGTCATCGCCGTAGCAAACTGTGCGCCTCCCGGAGCGTCAACCGGATTCGGCCACGGTCGTTGCGGCTCACGGTTGTCGCGGCGCCCGCCCCAGGTCCCCGGCCAGCCGCTCGCGCAGTTCGACCTTGCGGACCTTGCCGCTCACCGTCATCGGGAAGGCGTCGACGAGGTCGAGGTGGCGCGGCACCTTGTAATGCGCGAGCCGGGAGCGGCAGAAGCCGGCCAGCTCCTCGAGGGTGAGCGGGTCGTCGGGGTCGCGGAGGATGACACACGCCGCGATCTCCTCGCCGTATTTCTCGTCGGGGACCCCCACCACCTGCACATCGGCGATCTTGGGGTGGGAGTGGAGGAACTCCTCGATCTCGCGCGGAGAGACGTTCTCGCCGCCCCTGATGATCATGTCCTTGATGCGGCCGACGATCCGGACGTAGCCGTCGTCGTTCATCACCGCGAGATCTCCGGTGTGCATCCACCGGGCGGCGTCGATGACCTCGGCGGTGTGCTCGGGCTCCGCCCAGTAGCCGAGCATCACGCTGTAGCCACGGGTGCACAGTTCGCCCGGCGTGCCGCGCGGCACGGTGACCCCGCTCGCCGGGTCGGCGACCTTCACCTCGATGTGCGGCAGCACCCGGCCGACGGTCGCGGTGCGGTGGACGAGGTCGTCGTCGCGGCGGGTCTGGGTGGAGACCGGCGAGGTCTCGGTCATGCCGTAGCAGATGGAGATCTCGGACATGTGCATCTCGGCGACGACCCGCTTCATCACCTCCTCCGGGCACGGCGAGCCCGCCATGACGCCGGTGCGCAGCGAAGTGAGGTCGTAGGAGCCGAAGTCGGGGTGGTCGAGCTCGGCGATGAACATGGTGGGGACACCGTAGAGCGAGGTACAGCGCTCGTCCTGGACGGCCTTGAGCGTGGTGGCGGCGTCGAACGCGGGCGCGGGGATGACGATGCAGGCGCCGTGCGAGGTGGCGCCGAGGTTGCCCATGACCATGCCGAAGCAGTGGTAGAAGGGCACCGGCAGACACACCCGGTCGTGCTCGGTGTAGCCGAGGGTCTCGGCGACCGAGTAGCCGTTGTTGAGGATGTTGTGGTGGGAGAGGGTGGCGCCCTTGGGGAAGCCGGTGGTGCCGGAGGTGTACTGGATATTGACCGGGTCGTCGGCGGTCAGGGTCGCCTCGCACTCCGCGAGCCGGGACGACGGCACGACGGCGCCGGCGGCCACCAGCCCGTCCCAGGAAGGGTCCCCGATGTACACGACCTCCCGCAGCGCCGGGCTCTCGGCCCGCACCTGCTCGATCACCCGCCGGTAGTCGCTCGACTTGTGCCGGGTGGCGGAGACCAGGAACGTGATGCCGGCCTGCCGCAGGACGTAGGCCAACTCGTGGACGCGGTAGGCCGGGTTGACGTTGACGAGAATCGCACCGATCCGCGCCGTCGCGTACTGCACGAGAACCCACTCGGCGCAGTTGGGCGCCCAGATACCGACCCGGTCCCCCTTCCCGACCCCCTTGGCGAGCAGCCCGAGCGCCACCTCGTCGACCGCCCGCCCCAGCTCGGTATAGGTCCAGCGGCGCCCGCTCGCCACCTCGACCAGCGCCTCGCGGTCGCCGCACCGGGCGAGGGTGCGGGTCAGATCGGTGCCGATGGTGTGGCCGAGCAGCGGCCGCCCGGCGGCGCCACTGGCGTAGGACAGTTCCTGGTCCGACTCGTCCATCGGTGGTTCTCCTCGCGGTACTCGGTGCCGCCGTCGCCCTGCGCGGTACCTTCCCGCAGTGCGATACGGCAGACGGCGGATCTTGCCGCAGACGGGCTGGGGAAGCTCGGCGAACTCCGGCCGCCGGATGGGCTGCAGGTGCGCCGTGTACAGCATGGCGTCCAGCGTGCGCCGAGGATCGCGCAGCCGCCTACCCTTTCGGCCGAGAATCTCGGCCGGTTGCTCCGGGCCCGCGTTGCGCAGCCGGTACCGGGCCGGTTCGACCGGTTGGTGAAGGTCACGCCGTCGCTCGTGATGGCCGGCACGAGGAGTTCGGCGATCGCCGCAGGGCAGCGCCCTGCCGCGGCCGTGGAAATCTGGTGACGGCACCTTCTCCGCCGCCACCAACCCCCCGAACCGGGGCCGAGCGTCAGTTCACACCCCTGTCGCGCCCGGACCAATACGGCTGGCGGAGCTTGAACTTCTGGATTTTGCCGGTGGCCGTACGGGGGATCGCGTCGCGGAATTCGACGGATGTCGGCGCCTTGAAGCCGGCCATGTGCCGCTTGCAGTGGGCGATGATGTCGGACTCCTCGGCCGTGGCGCCCTCGGCGAGGACCACCAGGGCTTTGATCGTCTCGCCCCATTTCTCGTGCGGCACGCCGATCACCGCGACCTCGGCGACCGCCGGGTGACTGAAGATCGTGTCCTCCACCTCGATGGACGACACGTTCTCGCCGCCGGTGATGATGACGTCCTTCTTCCGGTCGGAGATCGTGAGGTGACCGTCGGCGGGGTCGAGGGTGCCGCCGTCGCCGGTGTGGAACCAGCCGTCCTCCAGCGCGTCCGCGGTCTCCTCCGGCTTGTCCCAGTAGCCGTCGAGCACCGTGTTCGAGCGGGCCAGGACCTCGCCGGAGCCGGAGACCTTCAGCTGGACCCCGAGCGCGGGCAGACCCGCACGGGACAGCTTGCGTGCCCGCTCCTCGGCGGGCAGGCCCGCGTCGCCGGGGAGGGTCCGGTTGAAGGTCAGGAGGGGCGAGGTCTCGGTGAGCCCGTAGATCTGCGTGAACTCCCAGCCCAGTTCCTCCCCTACACGCTCGATCGTCGCGGTCGGCGGCGGCGCGCCCGCGCAGACGATGCGTACCCGGTCACGCCCCGGGATCTCGCCGGGCCAGGTCGCCGCAGCGTGGAGCACGGCGTTCCAGACAGCGGGCGCACCGCACATGAGACTGACGCCGTGCTCCTCGACCCGCCGCA belongs to Streptomyces sp. NBC_01454 and includes:
- a CDS encoding catalase; the encoded protein is MTARFLTTEAGAPVADNQNSATAGAGGPLVLQDQHLLEKLARFNRERIPERVVHARGSGAYGYFEVTDDVTAFTRAGFLDTVGKRTETFIRFSTVADSLGGPDAARDPRGFALKFYTEEGNYDLVGNNTPVFFIKDPLKFPDFIHSQKRDPFTGKQEPDNVWDFWAHSPEATHQITWLMGDRGIPASYRHMNGYGSHTYQWTNAEGEAFFVKYHFKTNQGIRCLSGEQAAELAGKDPNSHQTDLLQSIERGIYPSWTLYAQIMPAAEAAHYRFNPFDLTKVWPHADFPLQRVGRLVLDRNPDNVFAEVEQSAFSPNNFVPGIGPSPDKMLQGRLFAYADAHRYRLGVNHTQLPVNAPKAVSGGRADNYGRDGLMAANGYDRHAKNYEPNSYGGPVQTNEALSAPLAVSGHTGTHEAPAHTKDDDFFQAGELYRLMSEDERKRLVDTIAGGLSQVGRDDVIEKNLAHFHAADPDYGKRVEARVQELRED
- a CDS encoding GNAT family N-acetyltransferase translates to MIIRLPSPAELPALREIERAAGEPFHALGMASVADDEPPSPAELTVFRRAGRALAAYPDPARAGAAGDNQPVAFLLWEPVDGCTHVAQVSVRPDHAHRGIGRALIDRAERDGGPVPVTLTTFAEVPWNAPYYARIGFRVLSGPGVTPGLRAIRAREAALGLDRWPRVCMRREPGERGPAIMPE
- a CDS encoding MmcQ/YjbR family DNA-binding protein — translated: MIDAHTLRVTCLDFNGAAEEFPFPRHPDVSTFKVGGKIFALTTLTDTPLTVSLKCEPELAERLRAAHAEVVPGYHLNKRHWNTVSLDGALPDRLVLDMIEDSYDLVVASLPRAQRLLLDWPGERRP
- a CDS encoding AMP-binding protein translates to MDESDQELSYASGAAGRPLLGHTIGTDLTRTLARCGDREALVEVASGRRWTYTELGRAVDEVALGLLAKGVGKGDRVGIWAPNCAEWVLVQYATARIGAILVNVNPAYRVHELAYVLRQAGITFLVSATRHKSSDYRRVIEQVRAESPALREVVYIGDPSWDGLVAAGAVVPSSRLAECEATLTADDPVNIQYTSGTTGFPKGATLSHHNILNNGYSVAETLGYTEHDRVCLPVPFYHCFGMVMGNLGATSHGACIVIPAPAFDAATTLKAVQDERCTSLYGVPTMFIAELDHPDFGSYDLTSLRTGVMAGSPCPEEVMKRVVAEMHMSEISICYGMTETSPVSTQTRRDDDLVHRTATVGRVLPHIEVKVADPASGVTVPRGTPGELCTRGYSVMLGYWAEPEHTAEVIDAARWMHTGDLAVMNDDGYVRIVGRIKDMIIRGGENVSPREIEEFLHSHPKIADVQVVGVPDEKYGEEIAACVILRDPDDPLTLEELAGFCRSRLAHYKVPRHLDLVDAFPMTVSGKVRKVELRERLAGDLGRAPRQP
- a CDS encoding AMP-binding protein; its protein translation is MRTPMTIADFLDRADLGFRESTGVIDEPRQPAPPVPASTYGRFADRVRAWQAGLDALGVGEGERVAVVSHNSARMLELLFAVPMSGRICVPVNFRLKPEEVDYVVRQSGASVLLLDPELTDILAGVEARHRFVLGEQTESELMRFGVDPRPWSRPDEDATATINFTSGTTARPKGVQLTHRNIWVNGMTFGLHTRAWERDVYMHTLPMFHCNGWGMPYVMAGLGVKQVVLRKVDGAEILRRVEEHGVSLMCGAPAVWNAVLHAAATWPGEIPGRDRVRIVCAGAPPPTATIERVGEELGWEFTQIYGLTETSPLLTFNRTLPGDAGLPAEERARKLSRAGLPALGVQLKVSGSGEVLARSNTVLDGYWDKPEETADALEDGWFHTGDGGTLDPADGHLTISDRKKDVIITGGENVSSIEVEDTIFSHPAVAEVAVIGVPHEKWGETIKALVVLAEGATAEESDIIAHCKRHMAGFKAPTSVEFRDAIPRTATGKIQKFKLRQPYWSGRDRGVN